The Streptomyces sp. NBC_01363 region CCGGCCTCGAACAGGACATCAACAAAGGCACCGGCCAGGCGCCCGACGTCCTGATCAAGATGGCGGGTCTGGTCTCCAGCATCGCCGTGCTGCTCGTCCCGGTCGCCTTCGCCATCGAGCGGCTGATCAAACGCGACGGGCTGCGGATCGCCGACGGGGTGCTCGCCGCCGTACTGGCCCACGGCGTCACGCTCGCCGCCGACCTCTGGGTCGCCAAGTCCGCCCCCGGCACCATCCAGGACGCCCTGACCCAGCCGCAGCCCGGTGATGCGCTCACCGATCCCGTGCACGGCTATCTCGCGCCCGTGATCGCTTATATGACGGCGGTCGGCATGGCGAGACGGCCACGCTGGCGGGTCGTGCTGTGGGTGGTGCTGCTGCTCGACGCGTTCGCCATGCTGGTCGGCGGCTACACGACCCCGTTCTCGATCATTCTCACCGTGCTGATCGGCTGGACCGTCGCGTACGGCACGCTGTACGCGGTCGGCTCGCCGAACGTACGGCCGACCGGTCAGCATCTGATGGCCGGTCTGCGCCATGTCGGCTTCCGCCCGGTCAGCGCGATGCGCGCCGACGACGCCCCCGACTCGGGCGACCAGAGCGACCGGGGGCGCCGCTATCTGGTCTCCCTGGAGGACGGGCCACCGCTCGATGTCACGGTCGTCGACCGCGAGCAGCAGGCCCAGGGCTTCTTCTACCGGGTGTGGCGCAGGCTCACCCTGCGCGGCATCACCCAGCGCCGCTCCATCCAGTCGCTGCGCCAGGCCCTGGAGCAGGAGGCGCTGCTCGCCTACGCGGCGATCGCCGCCGGAGCCAACGCGCCCAAGCTGATCGCCACGTCCGAGCTCGGACCCGACGCCGTGATGCTGGTGTACGAGCACATCGGCGGCCGTTCCCTGGACGCGCTGGAGGACTCGGAGATCACCGACGAGTTGCTGCACGGCGCCTGGCGTCAGGTGAAGGCGCTCCAGTCGCGCCGGATCGCGCACCGCAGGCTCACCGGCGACGCCATCCTGGCCGATCGTTCCGGCAAGGTGTTCGTCACCGATCTGCGCGGCGGCGAGATCGCGGCCGGTGATCTGGTCCTGCGGATGGATGTCGCCCAGCTGCTGACCACGACGGGTCTGCGGGTGGGCGCCGTGCGGGCCGTGGCCGGGGCGCTGGAGGTGCTCGGTCCCGACGCCGTCGCGGACTGCCTGCCGCTGCTCCAGCCCATCGCGCTGAGCCGCTCCACCCGGGCGGCCCTGCGCCGGCTCGCCCGGGAGCGCTCGCAGCGGGAGCGCGAGGCGGTGCTGGAGGCGTCGGACGCGGCCAAGCGGGCCAGGACACACGAACACGGAACGCAGTCCGAGGCACCGGAGGGGACGGCCGCCACCGGTGCGGTCACCGACCACAGGACAGGCCGCAAGGCGGACCGCAAGGCGCTCCGCACCCAGAAGCAGGCCGAGAAACGCGCCCTGGACGACGCCCTCGACGGGGCCCGCGAGGAGGATCTGCTCTCCCAGATGCGGCAGCAGGTGCTGCTGATCCGGCCGCAGGCACCGGTCGAACCGGTGCGTCTCGAACGCATCAAGGCCCGCACCCTGCTCAGCTGCATCGCCGGTGCGATCGCCGCGTACTTCCTCATCTCGCAGGTCACCCAGGCCGACTTCGGCGCGGTCGTCGAGCAGGCGGAATGGGGCTGGGTGGCCGCCGCGGTCGCCTTCTCCGCCCTCAGCTACGTGGCGGCGGCGATGAGCCTGCTGGGCTTCGTGCCGGAACGGGTGCCGTTCGGCAAGACGGTGCTGGCGCAGGTCGCCGGGTCCTTCGTGAAGATCGTCGCCCCGGCCGCCGTCGGCGGTGTGGCGCTGAACACCCGCTTCCTGCAACGGGCCGGGGTGCGCCCGGGGCTCGCCGTGGCGAGCGTCGGCGCCTCGCAGCTGTTCGGTCTCGGCTGCCACATCCTGCTGCTGGCGGCCTTCGGCTATCTGACCGGTACGGAGAAGACCCCGTCCTCGCTCACGCCGTCCAGGACGGTCATCGCCGGACTGCTGACGGTCGCCGTGCTGGTGCTGGTGGTGACGGCGGTCCCGTTCCTGCGGAAGTTCGTGGTGACGCGGGTGCGGTCGCTGTTCGCCGGAGTCGTACCGCGCATGCTCGACGTGGTCCAGCGGCCGCAGAAGCTGCTGACCGGCATCGGCGGAATGCTGCTGCTGACCGGTCTGTTCGTGATGTGCCTGGACGCCTCGGTGCGGGCGTTCAGCGGTCCGGACGTGCCGCATCTCAGCTATGCCAGCATCGCGGTGGTCTTCCTCGCCGGCAACGCGCTGGGGTCGGCGGCGCCCACCCCGGGCGGAATGGGCGCGGTCGAGGGCGCGCTGACACTGGGTCTGATCGCGGTCGGCCTGCCGAAGGAGGTCGCGGCACCCGCCGTGCTGCTGTACCGCCTGCTGACGCTGTGGCTGCCGGTGCTCCCCGGCTGGCTCTGTTTCAACCATCTGACCCGCAAGGGCGAGCTCTGACGCCCCCTCAGCCGCCGGGCGGGACCCTCAAGGCCAGTCGGGCGACGGCGGCGTCGCCCGCCACCCGCTTGGACCGGTGCCCCGTGCAGCGACCGGCTTCCCGCCGCACCATGGGCCCATGAGGACCTCCCCTGCCCTGCGCGCCGCCGCCCTGGCCGCCGCCGTCACCGTGCTCCTGCCCATCACCGCCTGCTCGGAGAGCGGCAACAAGGACGACCCGGACGGGCCGCAGAGCTCACCGCTCGCGGTGAACGCCGCCGAGGCGAGCGGCTCCGGCGACCTCGCTTCCCAGAAACTGACGTGGAAGCCCTGCCCCGCCCCGTCCCCGGCGCAGGGCAGCGGAAAGGCGCCGTCCCCGCTGCCCGGCGGCACCCCCTGGGAGTGTTCGTTCATGCGGGCGCCGCTCGACTACGCGAAGCCCGAGGGCGAGACGGTCCAGCTGGCGCTGATCCGGGCCAGGGCCAAGAACCAGGACGAGCGGATCGGCTCCCTCATCTTCAATTTCGGCGGCCCCGGCGCCTCCGGTGTCGCCACCCTGCCCGCCTTCGGCACCGACTACGACAAGCTCCGCGCCCGCTACGACCTGGTCAGCTTCGACCCGCGCGGCGTGGGCCGCAGCGACGGTGTGGAGTGCGAGACCGACAAGCAGCTCGACGCCCGCTTCGAGACCGACAGCACCCCGGACACCAGCGCGGAGGTGAACGCCTTCGTCAAGAACACCAAGGCGTTCGCGCAGGCCTGCGAGAAGAACTCCGGCAGGCAGCTCCCGTACGTCGGCACCACCGACGCGGCCCGTGACATGGATCTGATGCGGCAGGTGCTCGGCGACAAGAAGCTGTACTACTTCGGCATCTCGTACGGCACCCAACTGGGCGGCGTCTACGCCCACTTGTTCCCGAAGAACGTCGGCAGGTCGGTACTGGACGCGGTGGTCGACCCGACGCTGGACTCCGAGCAGTCCTCGCTCGGCCAGGCCAAGGGCTTCCAGCTCGCGCTGAACAACTTCACCCAGGACTGCGTCGACCGCGGCGCAGCCTGCAAGCTGCCCGGTTCCACCTCGAAGGAGGTCGAGCAGGGGGTCGCCGGTCTTCTCGCCCAGCTGGAGAAGAAGCCGATCCAGGGGCTCGGTTCACGTCAGCTGACGCAGACCCTGGCGACCACCGGCATCGCGGCCGCCCTCTACTCCAAGCAGACCTGGCCGCTGCTGGAACAGGGACTGGACGAGGCAGACGGCGGCAACGGCGCGCTGCTCCTCGCCCTCGCCGACTCGCTGAACGGCCGTTCCGAAAACGGCCAGTACGACAACTCGGTGGCCGCCAACACCGCCATCAACTGCGCCGACTCCAAGCAGCGGTTCACCGCGGACCAGACCGAGGCCAAGCTCCCCGAGTTCCGGTCCGCCTCGAAGATCTTCGGCGACTACCTGGGCTGGTCCCTGATGGCCTGCACCGGCTGGCCGGTACCGGGCGCCTGGAACACCCCGGACGTCAGCGCCCCGGGCGCGGCCCCCATCCTCGTCGTCGGCAACACCGGCGACCCGGCGACGCCGTACGAGGGCTCGAAGGCGATGGCCGACGCGCTGGGCAAGGGCGTCGGCGTCGAGATGACGTACGAGGGCCAGGGACACGGCGCGTACAACAGCGGCAACGCCTGTGTGCAGAAGACCGTGGGCGGCTACCTGCTGGAGGGCAAGGTTCCGGCGGCCGGAACCGTCTGCAGGTAGCGGCGTGATCCAAACGCAAGGTCCTAGCATGGGCGGACTTTCTGTACGCCGTAGGTACGGGCACATCTGTACGCCGCGAGTACAGGCACATCGGGAGGACGCACACGTGGTCGCACACGCACGCGCCGGGGCTCTGGCCGGCGCCGCACTTCTGCTGACGGGGCTGCTCGCGGGCTGCGGCGGAGGTACGGACGACAAGCCGGCCGACGGAACGGACCACGATGCCGCGCCCTCGGCCGGCCGTCCGTCCACCACGCCGGGCGGGCAGCCGGGCACTCCCCGGCTGCCCGCGGCCCTCACCTCCCAGCGGCTGGACTGGAAGGGCTGCGATGCCCGCGCCGGCGAGAGCGCGCCCGGGTCCGACTGGCGCTGCTCGACGGTCCGGGTGCCGCTGGACTACGCGAAGCCCGACGGCGAGACGATCGGGATCGCGCTGATCCGCAAGAAGGCCGGGAACACCAGCCGGCGCCTCGGCTCGATGCTGTTCAACTTCGGCGGCCCCGGCGGTTCGGGGGTCTCGACGCTGCCGCGCGCCGCCGGCTCGTACGGCAACCTCAACTCCCGCTACGACCTGGTGGGCTTCGACCCGCGCGGGGTCGCGGGCAGCGAAGGGGTGAGCTGCCGCACCGACAAGGAGCAGGAGAACGCCTACCGGAAGGTCGACATGACCCCGGACACGGCGGCGGAGGAGGCGGCGTTCCTGAAGGACGGCGCGGACTTCGGCGCCGGCTGCGAGCGCCGCTCCGGCAAGGTCCTGCCGTACGTCGGCACGACGAACGCCGCCCGGGACATGGACCTGATCCGTGAGGTGCTCGGCGACAAGAGGCTCACCTATTTCGGCGTGTCGTACGGCACCGAGCTCGGCGGCACCTACGCACACCTCTTCCCCGGGAACGTCGGCCGGACCGTCCTGGACGCCGTCGTCGACCCGACCGCGGACACCATCGGGCATGCCCGCAACCAGGCGACCGGCTTCCAGCGGGCGCTGGAGAACTACCTCAAGGACCGCGGCCAGGACCCGAAGGCCGGGACCCGGCGCATCGCCCGGCTGCTGGAGCGGATCGACAAGAAGCCGCTGCCGACGACCTCGGGCCGCGAGCTCAACGACTCGCTGGCCGTCACCGGCATCGTCATGCCGCTCTACTCCAAGAGCAACTGGCCGTATCTGACGCAGGCGCTGGACGAGGCCGAGAAGAGCGGCACCGGGAACATGCTGCTCCAGCTGGCCGACTCGTACAACGGCCGTGACGAGAAGGGGCACTACGACACCCAGAACCACTCGCAGCGCGCCATCTCCTGTGCGGACAGCAGCCTCCGGCCGACGGCGGACGAGGCGAAGGCGCTCCTGCCGGAGTTCCGGAAGCTGTCCCCGGTGTTCGGCCCGTTCCTGGCGTGGGACACGGCGGGCTGGTGCTCGCAGTGGCCGGTGAAGGGTGAGCACGAACACCCGGAGGCGAGCGCTCCGGGCGCCGGTCCGATCCTGGTCGTCGGCACGACGGGTGACCCGGCGACGCCGTACGAGGGTGCCCGCAAGATGGCGGACGAGCTGGGCAAGGGCGTGGGCGTCCTGCTCACCAACAAGGGCGAGGGGCACGGCGCGTACGGCGGGAACTCCTGCGTGACGTCGACCGTGGACGCGTACTTCCTCGACGGGATGGTCCCGGAGGACGGCAAGACCTGCTCGTAGGGCGGCCCGGAGGTACGGCGAAGGGGCCGGTCCGTGCGGACCGGCCCCTTCGCCGTACCAAAAGGTGTCTCAGTACACGGGCTTCTCGGGCTCGATCTGGTTGACCCAGCCGATCACGCCGCCGCCCACGTGGACCGCGTCGGCGAAGCCCGCCGACTTGAGGACCGCGAGGACCTCGGCGCTGCGGACGCCCGTCTTGCAGTGCAGGACGATGCGCTTGTCCTGCGGGAGGTCCTGGAGGGCGTTGCCCATCAGGAACTCGTTCTTCGGGATCAGCTTCGCGCCCGGGATCGAGACGATCTCGAACTCGTTCGGCTCACGGACGTCGATGATCTCGATCTTCTCGTCCGCGTCGATCCACTCCTTGAGCTGCTTGGGAGTGATCGTGGAGCCGAGCGCCGCCTCCTGGGCCTCCTCGGACACGACGCCGCAGAAGGCCTCGTAGTCGATGAGCTCGGTGACGGTGGGGTTCTCGCCGCAGACCGCGCAGTCGGGGTCCTTGCGGACCTTGACCTGGCGGTACTGCATCTCCAGGGCGTCGTAGATCATCAGCCGGCCGACCAGCGGGTCGCCGATGCCGGCGAGCAGCTTGATGGCCTCGTTGACCTGGATGGAACCGATCGACGCGCAGAGCACCCCGAGCACGCCGCCCTCGGCGCAGGAGGGGACCATGCCCGGCGGAGGCGGCTCCGGGTAGAGGCAGCGGTAGCAGGGGCCGTGCTCGGACCAGAAGACGGACGCCTGGCCGTCGAACCGGTAGATCGAGCCCCAGATGTACGGCTTGTTCAGCAGTACGGCCGCGTCGTTGACCAGATAGCGGGTGGCGAAGTTGTCCGTGCCGTCCACGATCAGGTCGTACTGGGCGAAGATGTCCATCACGTTGTCGGCTTCGAGCCGCTCCTCGTGAAGGACCACGTTCACGTACGGGTTGATGCCCAGCACCGAGTCCTTGGCGGACTCGGCCTTGGAGCGCCCGATGTCGGCCTGGCTGTGGATGATCTGGCGCTGCAGGTTCGACTCGTCGACCTCGTCGAACTCCACGATGCCGAGCGTGCCGACACCGGCCGCGGCCAGGTACATCAGGGCCGGCGACCCGAGACCACCGGCACCGACACAGAGCACCTTCGCGTTCTTCAGCCGCTTCTGTCCGTCCATCCCGACATCCGGGATGATCAGGTGGCGGGAGTACCTGCGGACCTCGTCGACGGTGAGCTCAGCAGCTGGCTCGACCAGGGGTGGCAGCGACACAGGAACCTCAACAATGCAGGTGGTCGGTTTCTACGTACTTCATCTACGTACGGTTGTTCTTGCCGTAACACTGCCACGCCCCCTCTCATTCCGAGATACCAGGTCCGATCCGCGAGACAATTTCGTCCCAGTACCTGGGCAGCGCCGCGAATGGGTCCGTTTGTCCCTGTTGGCCGTCTCGATCCGTGAAGAAGATCGTGCCCGCCCCCTGCCAGCGGGCGATGCGCATGGCCTCGTCGAGGTGGGTGCGCGGAACGCCGTGGACGAAGTGCGCGAACCTCTCCGGCGGATACGAGGCGGTCCACTCCGCCACCTGCGACCAGCGGTAGTCGGTCCACGGTCCGCAGAAGGTGACCAGCTGGTCGGCTGCCTCGGCATAGCCGGGATACGGATGGGTGCCCAGCCCGAGCACCAGCGGCCCGATCCCCTCCCCGTACGGGCGGTCGCCGTCTTCGAGGAGCGTCGCGAGGGTGCTGGTGAGACGGCGCACCGCCGGGAGGTGGACGCGCTCGGCCGGGCAGCGGCCGAGATAGAAGCCGTCGACGCGGTACCAGTCGAGGAACGACTGGGCGTCGGCGATCAGTTCCCCGAAGGGGCGGCTGCCGAAGGCCAGGTCGAGATGGCCGAGCAGCCGGCCGGCCGCCGCCCGTACCGAGTCCTGCGGATCCTCGCCGTGCACGGCCCGCTCGCGCGCGTTGCGGAGCCGGCCCGCGGCTTCCAGGCAGTGCGGATCGGGGCGGGCGCCGGGGCCGTTGTCGATGTTGAGGACGGCCCAGTGCAGCGGGGTGCCGGGACGGGCCAGTTCGGCCCATTCGGTCGGCGCGAGCAGCGGATGCGCGTAACCGGGTACGCCGAAGCCGAACTGTTCGGCGCCGCTGGTCCGGCGGGCCGTGCCGGTGCTGGTCAGATACGGCATGCCGCCTCCATCCAGATGTCGGCGAGGGACTCCTCCAGATTGATCCGGGGACGCCAGCCGAGCCGGTCCCTGGCGGTGCGGACGTCCGCCTGCTGCCAGGCGCCGCAGCCGTCCGGATAGGGGGACGGGGTCGCCGAGAGGTGCTCGATGACCGACTCGGTCGAGGTGCGCGGGGCGCCGATGGGCAGCCGGGGCGGGGGCGCGTCGAGCTCGTGGAGTGCGCCCGCGTACCCGGCGACCCTGGCGAGGACGGCGGCC contains the following coding sequences:
- a CDS encoding lysylphosphatidylglycerol synthetase family protein; this encodes MQPPKAADAPDAEPQPDASRAPAEKPDGKPGKPRTEPVEPAAEHGERPEHPVGSTLSTAAEEQAERVSGDEPLLPARVHRPSDLMRLLIGVLAIVVLFSIAAFAHGTTTGLEQDINKGTGQAPDVLIKMAGLVSSIAVLLVPVAFAIERLIKRDGLRIADGVLAAVLAHGVTLAADLWVAKSAPGTIQDALTQPQPGDALTDPVHGYLAPVIAYMTAVGMARRPRWRVVLWVVLLLDAFAMLVGGYTTPFSIILTVLIGWTVAYGTLYAVGSPNVRPTGQHLMAGLRHVGFRPVSAMRADDAPDSGDQSDRGRRYLVSLEDGPPLDVTVVDREQQAQGFFYRVWRRLTLRGITQRRSIQSLRQALEQEALLAYAAIAAGANAPKLIATSELGPDAVMLVYEHIGGRSLDALEDSEITDELLHGAWRQVKALQSRRIAHRRLTGDAILADRSGKVFVTDLRGGEIAAGDLVLRMDVAQLLTTTGLRVGAVRAVAGALEVLGPDAVADCLPLLQPIALSRSTRAALRRLARERSQREREAVLEASDAAKRARTHEHGTQSEAPEGTAATGAVTDHRTGRKADRKALRTQKQAEKRALDDALDGAREEDLLSQMRQQVLLIRPQAPVEPVRLERIKARTLLSCIAGAIAAYFLISQVTQADFGAVVEQAEWGWVAAAVAFSALSYVAAAMSLLGFVPERVPFGKTVLAQVAGSFVKIVAPAAVGGVALNTRFLQRAGVRPGLAVASVGASQLFGLGCHILLLAAFGYLTGTEKTPSSLTPSRTVIAGLLTVAVLVLVVTAVPFLRKFVVTRVRSLFAGVVPRMLDVVQRPQKLLTGIGGMLLLTGLFVMCLDASVRAFSGPDVPHLSYASIAVVFLAGNALGSAAPTPGGMGAVEGALTLGLIAVGLPKEVAAPAVLLYRLLTLWLPVLPGWLCFNHLTRKGEL
- a CDS encoding alpha/beta hydrolase, yielding MRTSPALRAAALAAAVTVLLPITACSESGNKDDPDGPQSSPLAVNAAEASGSGDLASQKLTWKPCPAPSPAQGSGKAPSPLPGGTPWECSFMRAPLDYAKPEGETVQLALIRARAKNQDERIGSLIFNFGGPGASGVATLPAFGTDYDKLRARYDLVSFDPRGVGRSDGVECETDKQLDARFETDSTPDTSAEVNAFVKNTKAFAQACEKNSGRQLPYVGTTDAARDMDLMRQVLGDKKLYYFGISYGTQLGGVYAHLFPKNVGRSVLDAVVDPTLDSEQSSLGQAKGFQLALNNFTQDCVDRGAACKLPGSTSKEVEQGVAGLLAQLEKKPIQGLGSRQLTQTLATTGIAAALYSKQTWPLLEQGLDEADGGNGALLLALADSLNGRSENGQYDNSVAANTAINCADSKQRFTADQTEAKLPEFRSASKIFGDYLGWSLMACTGWPVPGAWNTPDVSAPGAAPILVVGNTGDPATPYEGSKAMADALGKGVGVEMTYEGQGHGAYNSGNACVQKTVGGYLLEGKVPAAGTVCR
- a CDS encoding alpha/beta hydrolase, coding for MVAHARAGALAGAALLLTGLLAGCGGGTDDKPADGTDHDAAPSAGRPSTTPGGQPGTPRLPAALTSQRLDWKGCDARAGESAPGSDWRCSTVRVPLDYAKPDGETIGIALIRKKAGNTSRRLGSMLFNFGGPGGSGVSTLPRAAGSYGNLNSRYDLVGFDPRGVAGSEGVSCRTDKEQENAYRKVDMTPDTAAEEAAFLKDGADFGAGCERRSGKVLPYVGTTNAARDMDLIREVLGDKRLTYFGVSYGTELGGTYAHLFPGNVGRTVLDAVVDPTADTIGHARNQATGFQRALENYLKDRGQDPKAGTRRIARLLERIDKKPLPTTSGRELNDSLAVTGIVMPLYSKSNWPYLTQALDEAEKSGTGNMLLQLADSYNGRDEKGHYDTQNHSQRAISCADSSLRPTADEAKALLPEFRKLSPVFGPFLAWDTAGWCSQWPVKGEHEHPEASAPGAGPILVVGTTGDPATPYEGARKMADELGKGVGVLLTNKGEGHGAYGGNSCVTSTVDAYFLDGMVPEDGKTCS
- the moeZ gene encoding adenylyltransferase/sulfurtransferase MoeZ, giving the protein MSLPPLVEPAAELTVDEVRRYSRHLIIPDVGMDGQKRLKNAKVLCVGAGGLGSPALMYLAAAGVGTLGIVEFDEVDESNLQRQIIHSQADIGRSKAESAKDSVLGINPYVNVVLHEERLEADNVMDIFAQYDLIVDGTDNFATRYLVNDAAVLLNKPYIWGSIYRFDGQASVFWSEHGPCYRCLYPEPPPPGMVPSCAEGGVLGVLCASIGSIQVNEAIKLLAGIGDPLVGRLMIYDALEMQYRQVKVRKDPDCAVCGENPTVTELIDYEAFCGVVSEEAQEAALGSTITPKQLKEWIDADEKIEIIDVREPNEFEIVSIPGAKLIPKNEFLMGNALQDLPQDKRIVLHCKTGVRSAEVLAVLKSAGFADAVHVGGGVIGWVNQIEPEKPVY
- a CDS encoding spherulation-specific family 4 protein gives rise to the protein MPYLTSTGTARRTSGAEQFGFGVPGYAHPLLAPTEWAELARPGTPLHWAVLNIDNGPGARPDPHCLEAAGRLRNARERAVHGEDPQDSVRAAAGRLLGHLDLAFGSRPFGELIADAQSFLDWYRVDGFYLGRCPAERVHLPAVRRLTSTLATLLEDGDRPYGEGIGPLVLGLGTHPYPGYAEAADQLVTFCGPWTDYRWSQVAEWTASYPPERFAHFVHGVPRTHLDEAMRIARWQGAGTIFFTDRDGQQGQTDPFAALPRYWDEIVSRIGPGISE